From a single Clupea harengus chromosome 24, Ch_v2.0.2, whole genome shotgun sequence genomic region:
- the LOC105913335 gene encoding beta-1,4-galactosyltransferase 1-like, producing MTKSLKCTRSLGCCIVSSLCAVNLAIALVYSLSVKNRISFSPGFYLPRLNLSQGVYRTLDGKIFRNTGKESLETNDAEQADGLKMCPKISSKLGGPIKVFFRYKPPSYELVQKENPEIQEGGRWRPKDCTARQKVAIIIPYRRRETHLKYWLHYLHPILQRQQLDYTVYIINQGGDTTFNRGKLMNVGFTEVQKDNDYNCFVFSDVDIVPMNDRNIYKCYNQPRHLAASLDVFGYKLRYPEMFGGVTAMSKEQFERINGFPNTYWGWGGEDDDVSNRIFLKGMIISRPDNFTGRCRMIRHYSDEHNEPNPERFLKVNQTADTMNYDGLNSLKYEVVNIKKTPLYTNITVDVGNSPQTRRRRQRNTWQRKK from the exons ATGACGAAAAGTCTTAAGTGCACACGGAGCTTGGGCTGCTGCATTGTGTCTTCTCTGTGTGCGGTTAACCTGGCCATTGCTTTGGTTTACAGCTTGAGCGTAAAGAACCGGATATCATTTTCACCGGGGTTTTATTTGCCGCGGCTGAATTTAAGCCAAGGTGTGTATCGGACCTTAGACGGCAAAATCTTCAGGAACACCGGGAAGGAAAGTCTGGAAACAAATGACGCGGAACAGGCCGACGGACTGAAGATGTGTCCTAAAATATCTTCGAAACTAG GGGGTCCTATAAAAGTGTTTTTCAGGTATAAACCACCGAGTTATGAGTTGGTGCAGAAAGAGAACCCAGAGATCCAGGAAGGGGGTCGCTGGCGGCCCAAAGACTGCACTGCAAGGCAGAAGGTGGCCATAATCATCCCCTACAGACGGCGCGAGACCCACCTGAAGTACTGGCTCCACTACCTCCACCCCATTCTTCAGAGGCAGCAGCTGGACTACACAGTCTACATCATCAATCAG ggggGCGACACAACGTTCAACAGAGGCAAACTGATGAACGTGGGCTTCACCGAGGTTCAGAAGGACAATGACTACAACTGCTTTGTCTTCAGCGACGTGGACATCGTCCCCATGAACGACAGAAACATCTACAAGTGCTACAATCAGCCCAGACATCTCGCTGCCTCTTTAGACGTATTTGGATACAA ACTGCGATATCCAGAGATGTTTGGAGGTGTCACTGCCATGAGCAAAGAACAGTTTGAGAGGATCAATGGCTTTCCCAACACCTACTGGGGTTGGGGTGGAGAAGACGATGATGTTTCAAACAG GATATTTTTAAAAGGCATGATCATCTCTAGACCCGACAACTTCACTGGGAGATGCCGAATGATCCGCCATTACAGTGATGAACACAATGAACCTAACCCTGAAAG GTTTCTAAAAGTGAACCAAACGGCGGACACCATGAACTATGATGGCTTAAATTCCCTAAAGTATGAAGTAGTAAACATCAAGAAGACCCCACTCTACACCAACATCACGGTGGATGTCGGCAACTCGCCACAAACAAGGAGAAGGAGGCAAAGGAATACGTGGCAGCGGAAGAAATAA